The following coding sequences are from one Strix uralensis isolate ZFMK-TIS-50842 chromosome 6, bStrUra1, whole genome shotgun sequence window:
- the EAF2 gene encoding ELL-associated factor 2, producing MSAATPSVFDTKARVLKLGESFEKQPRCAFHTVRYDFKPASIDMSCEGDLEVGKGEQVTITLPNIEGSTPPVTVFKGSKKPYLKECILIINHDTGECRLEKLSSNITVKKTRAEGSSKVQSRIEQQQQQMRNATKVPNNVKNSPSKEKMFPSSPMDDIERELKAEASIMDQLSSSDSSSDSKSSSSSSSSSENSSSDSEDEETKPSLPMSMPYLQPQPTVSAIPQQAVPDKDASHNRSQESSGHMMNTLRNDLQLSESGSDSDD from the exons ATGAGTGCCGCGACCCCGTCGGTTTTCGACACTAAGGCGCGGGTGTTGAAGCTGGGCGAGAGCTTCGAGAAGCAGCCGCGCTGCGCCTTCCACACCGTCCGCT ATGACTTTAAGCCTGCATCTATTGATATGTCCTGTGAAGGAGACCTTGAAGTTGGCAAAGGTGAACAGGTGACAATAACACTGCCAAATATAGAG GGCTCAACTCCACCAGTGACTGTGTTCAAGGGCTCAAAGAAGCCTTACCTAAAAGAATGTATCTTAATTATCAACCATGACACTGGAGAATGTCGTCTAGAGAAACTTAGTAGCAAcatcactgtgaaaaaaaccag AGCTGAAGGAAGCAGTAAAGTCCAGTCTCGCAtagagcagcaacagcagcaaatgaGAAATGCAACTAAGGTTCCAAACAATGTTAAAAATTCTCCAtcaaaagaaaagatgtttccGTCTTCTCCTATGGATGATATTGAACGAG AGCTAAAAGCAGAAGCCAGTATCATGGACCAGCTGAGTAGCTCTGACAGTTCATCTGACTCTAAAAGTTCTTCGTCCTCTTCATCAAGTAGTGAAAATAGTTCTAGTGATTCTGAAGATGAGGAAACGAAGCCCTCTCTTCCTATGTCAATGCCGTATTTGCAGCCGCAGCCTACTGTGTCTGCCATACCACAACAGGCTGTCCCTGACAAAGATGCCAGTCATAACAGATCCCAAGAGAGCAGTGGTCATATGATGAATACACTAC GAAATGACTTGCAGCTGAGTGAATCTGGAAGCGATAGTGATGACTGA